The region AacatagaaaacagaagaaaaatgttGCATCTTTTTTTTGGGGAGCTGGGAATCACCATTCCATTAACCAAGCATGATCGCTGGCAACCCAAGCCTGGGCGAAGGTAGAACATTACCGGCCATACGGGTTGGGATGCATGTTCCGTTTTTTTTTAGGCGAAACAAACCACACTGCATTTTTTAATTTCATTAGACTGAACTAGAGGCGGCATAGTTTGAGCCCAGGCAAGAAAGagaagagaaaagaaaaggaaagaaggtACAAAATTACATCGTCCAGCAAGCCAAATTGAAAGCCAATTCATATTTCTTGTTAACTCTAGATCTCAGGATATAAACATCCTTCTATCTGTTGAAGCATGTTCCACCTTGGACCTAGATCTGCAACTTTGTTACAAAGCCCTTGTTGGGCAATGAGAAATCTCAAAACAAGTAAAATGCAGGAAATCGAAAACAAAATGCCGTTCGGGGCAGGCTCGTGTCGGTCGCCTGGACAAGCTGCTGTGCTGCTGTACGGGGTCCGTTTCAGAATGATGTTGCTCGCATCAGACCCCATTGGCCCATTCATGTGCTCTGGTCATGGCCTGCCTGCTGGATACAAGCTTCAACTTCCGTGTGCAAAACATCGTGAGCTTGTTTCTCGCAGTCCACCACGTCCAGAGAAGgcaaatgcaaaaaaaaaaaaaaaggaaaatgcgCAAAGGCCTCATCTCTCCTTGCAGCATTCGAGTTAAAACTTGTTCCGTGTCGCGGCTCGCATGCTCTTCTTCATCTGCTTGCAAAAGGAAGAACACTCTGGCACCTCCCGGCCATTTCCAGGCTGGGCATACCTCCCCTTTGCAAATTCAAATTCACATTCGTACAAGGCGGCAAAGCTCAAGAGAAACAGTTGCACTTTCAAGTTTCCGTCCTCGGCTCACGATGTTCCCAGTTGGCCGTCGTTCAAGTTTCCGTCCAGCTGACTCCACTGACCGGGTCTCATGCCCAAGAGTCTTTCTTTGCATGTCCTCTTTCACAGAGCTGCATCTTGTGCCCAGAATATAGATATCTTCCCAGACAAATCAAAAAAGAGGTTCCGGGAGAGTCTCCATCAAAAGTATATTCTGGGTCAAAAGTATATTTGAATGACTAAATATAAGTGATATGTCATAAAAAGTTATATTGTTAGGTTCAGGTTTGAAATAATTTCCAACGACTATATTTTTGCTACATATAACTTGCGTTTTACTAGTTAAATTTATGGCCAAGCTTTGACCCAAAATATACGGGGGCTAATAAACCCGGGCGGGGGGAGTACTACAATAGTACCACGAGTATATGACATCCCAAACCGTTGCATGCATCATGTCCGCTTCCGGGATAAGAACTTTGCTTCAAGATGATAAAGGAAGTTGATAGCGAGTCCGTGCTTGGTATTAATCTGGTGGATCAACACAGGATCTGCAACTAATTACAATGCAATCCCACACACAAAAAACATGCCAACGTCAGCGCACCCAGGGAGGCCACACCATTCCAAGAGTCCACGAGGAGTCCCCGCTCTCAACCAAGTGTACTCCCTCCCAGCCTACTCGCCCGACTCGGTCCACCCATATGCGAGGCTTGGggtctcaaaatataagacgttttctttTACactaaacgtcttatattttgagacagagggagtacctaCCGATGCGGCGTGACATTTATTAGGCGGATTGTGTAGCTTGGCATAGGTGCAGGCCATCTGGATGACAAAGGGAAAGTCATATGATGGCTATGGTACAAACAATTTTTTAGCAGAAACATAACACTaatatatttttataaaagaaaagaaattttgCCTGTTATAGTTGTCCTCCCTCAGCATCTCTGCGGCTATAGTTTTTGACACCGTGCTGCCATCTCTTTGTCGCTTTATCACAACCTAACAGAGATTGTAAACAGGAGATAATTTTGTGGCAAAGAAAGATGGTAAACGACATATGACGGTGTCCCAAAAAACGATGGACGATCAAAATTAAATACCTCAATTGTCATGTCCCCAGCCCAACCTCCAAAGGCGTCAGAATGAGTTTTCGCATCATCCAGTAACATTGCACCAAACTGATGCATGCATTTTGAAGGTATATTGATTAGAAAAAGGGCTACAGCCACACAAAATGATAACAGTAAGCTGCCGGAAACATACTTACCTCTGGGACACCAGAGAGAAGTTTGTCACCGCATTTTACAAGAACATCACCGACACATAACCCAGCAACATCAGCAGGTGATCCCTCAACAACCTAATTAGCAACTTATTTAGTCCATTTTATACAAACATGCTACTGAAGCAAGTATATAATaggccagaaaataaataattcagatATTGCATTTTTGGGAACTCAAAAGTCTATAGCAAAAAATAGTGTACTGAAAAAACCAACAGGTGCACAGTAATTCAAACAGTAAATTCACTAAACAGCAAAGCGACCCTGCTAAAAATATAAGCATGCTTTTATGTGCAGGAATCCTTTATGACTAAACAAATGCCCCCGCTACCTATTTTTCTTACCATCTCCTTACGCCATGACATCAGGTCAGCTCATAAAACTCATGTTTTCCCTTCTCCGAAAGACACGTCCATTGGTGGTGAACATATGTCTACATAatctgcaccaccaccaccaccccgcgCGCGCGCACGGTCTCAAGTAAATTCTGGAGAAAGAAATGGCCTATGAGAAAGGCCACTAATGGGCAGACTGGCCTCCTAGGCTCTAAGCCTGAAGCGTCTGCTTCATGATTAACGTGGGACGATTGCTTTGTGCCGCCACCGCCTATGCCCCTGCCGCTGGTGCCTCATGCCCCTCCCTCCTTGCTCGCGATTAGGTTTGAGTGTTTGACACAGTGCTGCGACAGGCGTTCTGCACTAGTCAATTTTCCATGCTTGGCCAATGAACTAGCAAAGGTTAACACTACCGAATTTCTATTATTGTGCAATAATCTCTCAACTTTCACCTTGCCCGTGTCTATTTTGGTCCTGTGATCCGCGATGCTAATTCTGAGATTCACGGCAGTTATGAAGAGAAAAGAGCCACCAAACACCATAAAAGATGACAGCGTTTTTGGTGTTTGAATTGGATGCTTGGTTGAGCGCCAATGACCAGCAATGGCGTTGCTGCCATGGTCGATGTGTCTGATATGTCAGGCCTTCTATATCTGGTGGCACAGCTCACACCTATACCTAAGGTACCGTGTACAAATATGGCAGTTAGGTTGATATAAATCATCGTACAGATTTTTCATTTTGTCGACTGCAGTTACATCTAATTTGTATGAACTACCTATATTTTTGTTATATTCATTACAAATTACACATACCAGTTGTTAGTAGTTTTCATGTCGTCAAGCTTAACAGTTCATTTTTATGAGAAACAGAGTGGAAAGAAATAATTGGGCCATAAATTATTATTTTTCTTTCACAGGTCTATGTTAAAATCTTGGTCAATATCATAAATCGCTTCTAGAGCTCTTCCTACATATTCCCCCCTCATTATCTTGACTATTCGTGCAACTTCTAGACTGCATCATGCATGTCTTGGAAGGAAAAACTTAGGCAAAATTCAATATCTCCATGCTTAATTATTCATACTATTTTTGCACATCCAATATTATTCTGTTTGGGCCCGTGGCAATGCGTGAGCTACAAAATTAGTAATAATTAATGAGGAAATCCTAATTGGATTAGAAAAAAGAAGAGTTCCCGTCAAGTTTCTAAATGCTTGCTGTACCACCCCATATTTCAGCATCACCTGCAGAGCAATTTTGATTTGATATGTCATTCCGAAATATCAGACTGGCACCAAACAAACACTATCCTACCTTTCAGACAGATAAATCAGTCCAATGCAAACGATCCGTACTGACACTGCTGTCTGCCTAAAGGTGCTTGAGGAGCATTGACACACTACCTAGGGCTGGCAACAGAGCTCTTCTGGATGGCAACAGGGCTATTCCCCAAAGGGAGTGCCTTCCATTCCAGCTTCCtactattccctccgttcctaaatataagaccttttagagatttcgatatggactacatacggagcaaaatgagtgaatctaactctaaaatgtgtctatatgcatccgtatgtagtccatattgaaatctctaaacgggcttatatttagaaacggagtgaAGTTATCAGCGGCGGCTCTTGCTTTCACCACCATCCCCACCAACAATTTAGCAGGAAACATGGCCCAATTAAGAAACTAAATCGAATAACATTAGGATTAAATTTATCATATAGGAACATAATTTCTGATATTATATTATTAAGCATGTAGAGGCCAATCCTGTGCAAATCCAGTCCACTATTAAGAACTCGTCTAACATTCCGAGTTAAAGAGGACATCATGCAATGCCTATCAGTTTACTCTAAAATTGGAGGGCTCGTTTTCTTGAAAGGAATATTTTGACATACAGAAAagcaaataaagcacaaaagaattaaaaaatagaaGAGATACATACCTTTGAAACATATAAACCCTGGTCAACATCTGGGAATTTTTGATAGATAGGCTCCAAGACTGCCAGTGGAACCATATGAAGAGAGCTGTACCTTAATCCAAGCCAGGGGCTAATTAATTTCCTGCACAATAAGAAAAACTCTTATTTCACACATGGTGAGCGGGAAAAAGGAACACACTAGAGAATAATGAGGAGTCCATTTTCCCTAATAAGAGTGGTAAGGCAAAACCTAGAACAGAAAAAGAAGCAGTAGAAGAATCACAAGTAGAATAGTTTACCCGAAGCAGTGATGTTGTTCCAGGATCCTTGATACAATTAACATGGGAAGGTATGATGTTTGATTCTTTTCGTAGAAGTTGATACCGAGAACTTGACCATTGTAATTGACAAGTGGTCCTCCAGAACCAGCCTGCCAAAAGGGGAAAAACAATGGAGAAGTGTCAGCATAgtcaagaaaaacaaaaaaattgcaacccccccccccttttttttgGGCATATTTCCTGCACCCTTGTGCAGCTctatatgtatatatgttctctcaGGTATCCACCTCCACCTTTCCCAGGTTTCAACAACCTTTGCTAACTCTACAGATGTCATTCCTTAAATTTGGCCACCCCNNNNNNNNNNNNNNNNNNNNNNNNNNNNNNNNNNNNNNNNNNNNNNNNNNNNNNNNNNNNNNNNNNNNNNNNNNNNNNNNNNNNNNNNNNNNNNNNNNNNNNNNNNNNNNNNNNNNNNNNNNNNNNNNNNNNNNNNNNNNNNNNNNNNNNNNNNNNNNNNNNNNNNNNNNNNNNNNNNNNNNNNNNNNNNNNNNNTGTGGCTCCTACCTGCACTTTGAGCTAATTCTAAGTGTGCCCGTTATAATAGTGGAATTGTGTGCCTTACTAGAGCATGCATGCTACTGAAACTCTATTTGTAAGTTGTAACACTGTGTATTTTAGTGTTCACCAATGTCTAACTTGTCTGACAACCAAAATGTGAGATCAAGAATAATGCACATGAAAAATTATAGTAGAATTAACCTAGTATTTGGTGTAGTTTGTAAAAAAACAGATCAATCAAGAACATCAAGGTCTTTTTGGTAGAAACTTTTTCCCCTTCTTTTTAAGTAAACAGTTCACATTGATGAATGGGCTAGATTTCACTAGACTGAGATAAAAATAATAACAGAAAAACAAAGAATGACACCAATAGCACTAAAACTCAAGACGGTGTATTTTATACCATGGAAACCTTGCAGCTTGACACCAATAGCTCCGCGCACCCAAATTTGCTTTTTTTGTTTACAACTTGACCACGTGAACACATGAGAAGACCGCCTTCATATGCACGTCCAAGTGCTAACACGGCTCCATTGTTGGTAGTGCCTTCTTCTAAGAGCGCTAAATAAGCTGCAATTTTGACGACAGCTACATTATAGTGAAAATCCACAAGAAAGATGTGGCCATCTGTTATATGCCCATCAGGTAGAAGAACCTTGACCTGAAATCAGTTGTCCAGCAAAACAATCAAGACCAACTGATAAGAGTAAATCTACATGTTTGGCAATGGATTAAGGCAGCAATTACCGTCACATCAGATATCACATTACTGTCTCCATTCAGAGATCTAACAAGTGTTGCTGAGGTTAAAATCATATTTGCACCAGTATTGTCTGTTCCATGCATCACAAATCCCGAACATACACGGATCCTCTTTCCACCTAAATTTTATTAACAACACCTTACTGGGGCTTCATCTCAAACTAAATATAGAGAAAAAAATGGCTACTAAGTAAACCTATGATATACCTGCAAAAGAAGACAGGCTGACGACTGACTTTGAGACCAACAATGCAACTTTACGAGCCTGAAGACTCTCAAGGCTGCCATCATTGGAGTCACCAAACGTATCCTCCACAGAAAGGTCACGTTCCCCAGAGAGGCCTTTAACTACAATATATGCAATTTATAGCCATGGATATTGTCAGAAAGAAAGAAACACATGTTTGATGCCCAATTAGAGTAAATAATTACTTAGAGATAACAGATTAACCGCCTAATTCTTTCTCTAATTTTCC is a window of Triticum dicoccoides isolate Atlit2015 ecotype Zavitan chromosome 2B, WEW_v2.0, whole genome shotgun sequence DNA encoding:
- the LOC119366178 gene encoding putative protease Do-like 14, with the translated sequence MTRSRGEGREEDRPVACETGPRKKGRKRKRGSAKARPPPPASSQEHRATTSDDDGSAQVRAMVAEQMRNILAVDAAKKKKVAELLKGLSGERDLSVEDTFGDSNDGSLESLQARKVALLVSKSVVSLSSFAGGKRIRVCSGFVMHGTDNTGANMILTSATLVRSLNGDSNVISDVTVKVLLPDGHITDGHIFLVDFHYNVAVVKIAAYLALLEEGTTNNGAVLALGRAYEGGLLMCSRGQVVNKKSKFGCAELLVSSCKVSMAGSGGPLVNYNGQVLGINFYEKNQTSYLPMLIVSRILEQHHCFGKLISPWLGLRYSSLHMVPLAVLEPIYQKFPDVDQGLYVSKVVEGSPADVAGLCVGDVLVKCGDKLLSGVPEFGAMLLDDAKTHSDAFGGWAGDMTIEVVIKRQRDGSTVSKTIAAEMLREDNYNRWPAPMPSYTIRLINVTPHR